From Canis lupus familiaris isolate Mischka breed German Shepherd chromosome 16, alternate assembly UU_Cfam_GSD_1.0, whole genome shotgun sequence:
tatacatttgctCACTCCTATCAGTGTTTGatagtcttttgtattttttaagagtttgcaAAATTAGGCCCCTATAATCAGCATCACagaatttatgatttaaaaataaacataactgCTCATGTGTAAATCTTCATTTCCCACTAGACTTTCAGTCCCTCTAAGATTAGAGTCCTATATCACTACTTTATTGcagagacaaaaaataatagaaacaaatgtGTCCATAATCtctaaggaaaggaagaagtaactAAAGCAACTCAGCAACCAGGGGATAGTCAGGAAAGAAACAGTTTACTCCTATCAACAATTACTATATCCTAAAGCACATCAGCcaataaataatacagaacaCCATGTCTAGGGAAGTATCCCTTTAATACTATGAGGCAAATTAAGTAACACGGGATTGTCTCAAAATAAGAACACATGGTTCCTAGATTCTGAGATGAAGCAACTATTTTCCTAGCAAAGATGTTCTGCTGTTTCCCTATACAACATAAAATCACAGCCACTTGCCCCACAGTTTCTGGTCCAGggattttctttcattaagtAGCCCTTCCCACAGCCAGGCATCTTTTCACATTGCCATTGTTAAACAGGTTGGTGAAATCCTGCAGAACTGCTGGCCACCATGGGAGAGGTGGGAATTCAAGCTAAATGAGGTAATTTCATTGTTGAGGTCTAGATGAACCTCTCTAAGGACTcctagatctctctctctctcagatatgCATTTCTTCTGGTTAGTCATTTTTGAGGACTTGGGTATGTATAGTTCAAACAGCTTTTTCTTTCACATGAATAACTACAACAGTATTTTCCAAAGTATGAGATTTGTACAAAAGATGATTTTAGGTATTATCCAATTTCACAAACAggatttcatcaatattttaaacaCCACTCAATCATTCAGTAATTATcatgattaacttttttttaaaattttgtaaaaaaaaaaaaaaaaatattttgtttatttatttatgagagacacaagagagagaggcagagacatagccagaggaagaggcaagctccatgcagggagcccgatgtgggactcgatcctaggtctccaggatcacgccctgagctgaaggcagacgttcatccgctgagccacccaggcatccctcatgattaactttaaaataatacatgataAAGTCCATTTGGTGCTTAACATCTAACAAGTTCTAATGCTAAGCACATGTAACAACATAGtctaagttactttttttttttttttttttttgagtcttaagttatttttcaaaatatcatgTTCTCACTATATCTTTCTGGtgacataaattttcattttaaaattaacttaaatttttagaaagtgaGTTGACGTGAAGAAAATATTAGACAACAGGGTAAAAAGGCAGTATATGTGTGGCTAACACTTGAGAAACACTTATCTAGAACAgagtttctcaaatttttattgtGCATCGGAGTCATGTAGAAGGCTTCTTAAATCACAGATTATTGGTCCCAGTCCCAAGAATTTCTGGAGTCCGcccaagaatttacatttctaacaagttcccaggtatTGCTAAAGTCTGAGGACCACTCTTTTTTGAGAATCACTCACCAAAACAGTGGTCAACAAGCTTTTTCTTAATGGGctagatagcaaatattttaaacttgCCAGCTAAAGAGGTCTCTTGCAATTACTCTGCTGTTTTACGGCAAAGCAGCAATAGACAGTATGTACACAAATAGGCGCGGTTGTTTacatataaaactttataaaaagcaGGTGGGCCGTAGTGTCAATCCTGATCAAAAATATACcttcaaataactaaaaaaaaggGTATACTGCATAATCTAACAGTAGGACAAAATAAAGAAGCAGTGAACGGCTAGTATACTATAGATACTATCCAATTTCTTTTACTGAAAGgcaaaaattctggaaaagtctaactctgaaagagaaaactgaggtctcaagaagataaaaacaaaacaatttaccATGCATTCAGGAGACATGACAAAAGACTCAGCAAGGGCAGCTGGTTAAATTCTTTTCATGTTGAATCACACAGGTCAAACATCACTGCACATGGTTCACAACTAAATTAGAACATATGGATCAATATCTAgtgagagtttttttttgtttttttttttaggaaaaaagtttAAAGACTCCTTTCTCTAGCCCATGTTAAATAGCAAAATATGACATTTACTCAATTTACAAACTACTTTTCTCTATAACCTCAATCACCTTAAAAATTGATGCATTTTGGCCTTGCCTTTCAATTTCTACCCTAGTCGCTACTAGTGcatgagaatttaaaacaaaaaggaagagcGACTATTCTACAGGTGAATTCACAAGATTCCTGTCAGAAATGtaccctctctcttcctccctcattcATTCTCCAGCAAACTGTCCcacctttcttcatcttcttagTAGACTGATTAAGCTGGTTAGTACAATTATGTATACTTCCTCACATTCTATACTAATAGCCCTGGGCTTTTTTAGGATTCAACCCATTTCATTCAATTTCTGGAATTCCATTCTGGAGGAGCATCTGCCTCATTTATCTAGCTATGTCCACACTTAGTgatcttcagttttgttttgttttgtttttgcaaccCCACCACTTGCCTGAAGTCTTAGCAACTTCAAGCTTTAATGTCTGTATGAACCACGTGGTACTGAACACCAATATCTGACTCACTAAAagactattatatattataatccaTGACACCTTTCCTGCTACCTATCTTGAACATGCAGCTCACCATCATTTTTCCTTATGTGACATATTATCCAAACCAAATCAAAGCATTTACTTATTATAGAGCTTATGCAGTGATAAACAATAtgatttttctttggtttcaatGTATTTCTTTACCCAAAGTAAAAGAACTATCACACAAGCATAGGCCTCCTTGAGGAATGCTAAACTATAGAGAATCCAAGGACAAAACAAGATTATATGAAATTATACTATTATGTTTTCTACGCTGTTTTGCAGACAGAAACATTCAGAGTTCAAAACGCAAAATGAGTTAAAGTTTGTTCAAAACGATTCAACATATGGATGTTAACAGAGCTTTTGGTGTTTTGATATGCCTGGACCTCTTGATGAAGTATTTACTAAAACTCTAATTTAGCCTTATGTTTACTGTTTAACCTTACTTTTGCTGTAATTTCTTATGTTAAAAGAATTTACAAGCTCTGGAATAAGATATACTCcattactacttttaaaaatgtgtgcttgTACATTAAAGGCTATGCCTCCTTCACTTAAAATGAACAATCCAAGTGGAATAAAATGGCTTACAActgaccaaaaaataaatatggctcATTATgctaatgagaaaaattaaaaaaaaaatgctctcaaTGTTGATGACAAGTCAAGGAACACAGATTACAGTAAAGatgattttatgaagaaaatccaCTGAAGAAAACACTACTTCAATCTttgattcaattatttattttgcagaaagACAGCAATGTCATCCTATCCTACAGGTTCAACAGTGGTGTATCGCTAAACTTCTATTAGGAGcaagtaaattattttcttaactctATTTTCCTGGTTACCTCCTAGAATGAATAGTATACCCTTTTAATTTTACATTCTGCAAAACTATTGTAATATATAATTGATCAGCAAAGATACCAAATTATGACTAAGTGTATTTCTATTAACTGAGGAAGTACATCACTGTATGTTTTTAGAAAGATTACcctcaaaaataggcaaaattatcTGAAAGCTTTAACTTGCCCTAGACATTCCCTAACCATAATGGCCAACTAATGATGATATAAAATTCTATTCTATATTCTACATTCTATTTATTAGTCTACTCGTCCTTTGGAGTGTAGGGGGGAGGTGATGGCCATTCCTGGCCTGTTTTAACCTTTCAGAGATGATCTCTACTCCTTTTTAAAGcttataagtaatttaaaaatacgGAGTCCTCACAACTACTTCTGTAAATTCCCTAGTTtctaaacttaaaatataatctaaatttaTACCCTCAATTTTGTTGAATTCCTATCCCTTGTACCTTTCCAGGCCTTATAGGGGCCAGGACCAGAGGCTTATAACCAAATTCTATTTGTTGGCAAAAGAGCTCTAGCGAAGGGCAAATAAcccaactcagaaaaaaataactacagaCTGTGCAAGGACACTGAGTTCCTCCAACTGTCACACAGACAATTCTCATACTGCTGCTTCAATTtttctctgctgctcctccctacTTTCAAATGGACTATGCTCAGGGAAAACACATCACCCCTCTCCCTTCAATTAACACTAACAActgaaacaaaaagatatttataaggtTTAATTTACCTCAAACTTCAGATAAAATAACATACTGATTTATATCTACTTATGGTTCCTCTTTCCTAAAAAAACTTAggatatacttatttttcaacattttttgagTGTAACATAGGAAATTATTTGGTTTCCCATTTAACAAATTATTGATTTAACTTGAGGCaaaaaaggttaagtgacttacccaaggttaCAATTAGAGGTACAGCTGGGGCTAGAAACCAGGTCTCCTGAGTCTCAGCCCAGGGCTCTTTTCCTTAGCCCATGATGCCTTATCAGAAAAATCCAAATACAGTCAGACCCCCAGTTACATGGGTATGAGTTACACTGATTCACATATACAAACTTTATATAGTGTGACCAATGTTTCAACTCACGCGGTACCCTGCTTCCATTTATGCAGTATGCCAGGCATCGGCACGATTTTCAGTGGCACACAGGCGGTTGCCACCACCAGGGCCCTAGGCAAAATTGCAAAGAAGGCAAAGTTTGTCTTTGGCCCTCCCACCACCCTTGTGCattcctctcccacctcctgatcatccccctgcccagcctcccacCAACATGCTGCCCTCTGGTTGTCCAAAGCCCCCCACTTCCACCACTCACCCAGGACTGTCCTTTCTGGAAGTGCCCAGTGATCCAAAATTACCTCTCCAATTCCCTGACACTAAAATTCCTAATGCTGAGAATTTCAATCGAACGTAGGTAATCTAAATGATTAACTGATTTAAGTAACTCAAAATAAGGTACTTTTAACAGACTTACATTTCCAAGGAGTTTAAAAAGGAACTAATTAAAAACTGATTTGGGAGTGGGGAAGAAGGAATAAGTATTTTTACTGGTGGAGAGgggaaagtgaaaggaaaacaagGTTTTCCCAGTACCCTAAGCCTCTCGTGCCACTTCAGATTCCCTCACAGAACACTAAGGGTTGGGAGGAGGTTACTGCAACCGTTGAGTCCCACTATCCCAGAAAACAGTAGTTGTTTTATAGTCAGTTTCTGGGATGATTAAAAAAGGACAGAGCTGCCTTAAATACGCCCTCCCCTACCTACCTTTTCCATCTTTCCCACCTCTTGGATCCCCATTTCCACCTCTTAGTGCCAAAGACACCCAACAGCATTCCCTGTAAGCTGTTCCTTTGTCCAATACAAAGCTTTCCATTATATGGTTTCAAATTATATGGTGTTTATTCAGGAACGTATCCATGTTCCCCTACCCCTGGATAACGTGAAGTTGACTGTATGCTAAAAAAGAACAATCCTAATTATTTAAAGGTCCTGAATCATAAGATGAAATATGTAAACTCATTATCTGGTAAGGAAAAGAATGTTCTGATTCTTATCTTGTATACATAAAAGAACTAATATGGGTAtctaaaaaaaacattaatttcttttccttgaaagtAGTATGCTTCTTACTTCTGGCCCAACACAGCAGTGAAAATCCAGTCATTTCAGTTAAATAATATTGTGGACTCGTTAACATGAGTTCATTGGTAAATCCTTAGTCTGGAGGcaaaaaaaatccagtaacatacacataaaaaaatttaaatctatttgTATACAAAGCAGAATGGATTTTAAGAAACCCATGTTTCCGCTGACTACACacataggaatatttttttttcttttttttttttttttaaatgtagctttgCAATACTAGATTGGCTACCTTGTTTGGAAATTTATCAGGTGATATTAGGTGACAGAAGTTTTTTTGATCCAGTTACCCTTccagtaaaattagaaaattcaatcCATGCAGAAGGTACCAAAAATGGTATCCATCTAGGACCAAAAGATTCATGTAAAATCTTAAAtgatttccataattttattacaaaaattattcTGTCAACTACAATACTGAATTAGGTCCCTCGCCAATACCATCTTCATTATGGAAGAAGAGCAATGTTAAGACATGCTGCAGCTATAAAATAACCATTCTTATCTAACTGAAAAAATGAACAGGTAAAAGTTTCTTCAGGGgcatttttaattaatgttaacTTTCCAGGGTTTACTACACAAAATTCATCTCCTTCCCAATCTTCCCCTCCTCTCTACACAACCAGAAATAGATTTGCCACCTCCACCTATTTGTCTGTGTCCTATGTAGACAAGTTCCCAATATGGGTATTTTATTAAAACTGAACTGTGAACCCTGAAAAGCCATTCTCAGTATGCATtgcaaaaaatactttaatatacttttttaattcACTCACATATTTTGCTGCAAAGTATTCAAGAAAATTACAAGAgcaactattaaaaatatgtgtgccTCTTCTCTTACGTCAAgcaatttaaataactttttttaaagaaaaaagcatttctttaatGGCTGAGAAACGATCTGCCTAAACaagcaacatataaaaataaacgagtgttttgctttttaaaagagaaagtagtAAACTAGACCTTTCCTCCGTATTAACACGGACTTCAGCTCAATTTGAGAATACATGATTATCACCAAAAAAGCAACAgcatttcatcttttcatttagaaattctCTTTATGACAAAAAGATATCCAGGATTAGTGATCTTCTACATCAGCTCTAACCTAAGTGCCTAAAAAGATCgttgttttttcccctcaagtCTACTCCACTGGGCACCACATTTTCAAAATGGTTCTATTTGGGGCACATGCGAGATTTgtcaatatttactgaacaaaGCTTCTATTAAATTCTCTAACAAAATGGAGGTCTCtcggaaggaaaaaaaaaaaaaaaaaaacaggccgtaacatttttcttttcacaaaatgGGGCCAAACACACCCACTTCACGAAACCATGGTTTGGGTCAGATTTTCTCCATAAGCAGGACCGTGGGGACCGAGAGTGCACTGCTGGGGCGGGGCTCGAGGGGAAGGTTTCCTCCGGACCCAGGtagggcgcggggggcggggggcggggcggggggcagttcTGTCTGGATGCTCTGGAGGGCGGCGGCGAGGGACGATCCCACAGCTCTGGCTCAAGGAATCAGTCCAGGGGGCGGAGGCTTTAGCGGTCCACCGGCACCTAATCAGCCACAGAACCGGACGACCGACTACGCCAGCAGAGACGCGGGCTCTCCCGTCCCAGACAAGTCAACACTGAATCTCAAACTCTCCTTTCTGCCTCCAGGCCCCGCCTGACCCCATTGGCAGCGGTTCCCGCCAATCCGCTCGGTCACCGCCCCCCATGCCCGCCTGCCCGGCCCTGATTGGAGGGGACGGGAGCCGGGCCCTCGTGTTACCAATCTGGGAGCCCCTTACTCAGCCACACACGCAAGCCCAGGTACGCCCGCGGAGCCCCTGCCCGTCGCcgtccccgtcccctcccccacccccagggcactGGCAGACACTTACCGTCCCGGGAGGTGCCCATCAGCTGGTCCAGCATCGCGCGCATCTGGGCCTGCGCCGACATGGCGGCAGCGTAgcgagcgggcgggcgggggtggggcgcaGACCGGGCCCTTTCGGGCGGGGGGgacaggggaaggggtgggggaaggtgagACGCTGTCtcagctgccgccgccgccgccgccgccgcctcaaGGCGTGTGGAAAGGGAGCCGGAGGGCTTGCAGGAGAGTCCGGGCTGCGCTCCTCACGACGGTGCGTCAGGGGAAGGCAGCAGCCCCCGAAAGCGACCCTCGCTCCCTCACTCTCCGTCGGGTCTTGGGACAGAAGCGTTACGGGCTAAGCAAGCGCTCGCCTCCGACACCGCCACCCGCCAGAAGCCGTCAGCCCCCCCTTCGAGCTCTGACGCCGCTCGCCGCCACCGTCGCCGCGACGTGTGCGCGCACGCTCCTCGCGCTCAGTTGTTTCCCGCGGGGGCTCCACCAACTGGCGTCCAACTGTATCTGCTCCACCCGCCCCGCCCGGGCGGGGTTCCACCCTAACGGCTCTCGGGCGCGTGCACGCGGGCTTCTCGCGCCCCTTTCCCCCAGATCTCGCGAGACTCTGGTTATCGAACGACCCTCGAGCCGGATCTGCCCGAGGCGCCAAACCTCGCGCTGCCAGCTGCGAGGGGGCTCGTGCGGTGCGGCGCCGGGTGCTGGCGAGCCGCGGCCAGATTGGCAAACCTGCCAGAGCGTTACCCCGAGTCGGAAGCAAGTGGAGGCCTTGCCCGTCGGTTCGACCGAGGTTAGCAGTCTTCGTAGCTCCTTACAGGCATGTTTCCAACGCTCACTCCCTGGCCCATTGACTCTTTCAGGGGCGCGCCCAGAATGTCGTGCGCTCAGTCTTTCCCCCCGCTGCCGCCCTGACCTACAAAAGGAGCCCTGGAGATGGGACGTCTGGATCACCCCCCTTCGTCGATGCGCCGAGGCCAATCgccacccctcccccgccccccaccccgaatTAGGGTAAATCGGGTTTCGGGAAAGAATACCGAAACTAATACACTGAGGAAACAGATGATCTAACCTGCTCGGAGAGATCATCATTAATTTTAACAGGAGACTGTTAGTCTAAATTTAGACCTAAAAAGCAGGGTTCTCAGGAAAGGTGACATTCTagagaacttcctttttttttttttttttctgcttaagagAGAAGTTTGAAGAATAAGGCCTTTTCAGTGTGTCGGCAGCATTGACCATGGGAAAGCAAGCCAGTGTTCGTTGCTTGACATCATCGCCTTGGATTCAAAGTCCTAGCCGACTGATTGCTAACTGGGACCTTGAgcaatttctttcttaatatccTGTTTATGGATATAAACACATAATTTATAGCATTGCTGTGAGGACTCAATAAGCTAACAAAATGCCTGGtcattttttagacatttttgtaaaatattaatgcCTTAAAGTGAGACCTAGTTTCTTCCTAGACACTTGGAAAAGAAATAatggtaaatttttttcattaaaaatttgggtgcggggcgcctggctggctcagttggttgggcgtctgccttcagctcaggtcatgatcccagcatcctggggtCCAACCCGTTTCAGGCTCCCCGCtcatcaaggagcctgcttctccctctccctgctcttgtgcccccactcatttttcctctctctctctccctctcaataaatctttttgtttttcaataaatctttttttaaaaagttatgtgcttcagggatccctgggtggcgcagcggtttagcgcctgcctttggcccagggcgcgatcctggagacctgggatcgaatcccacgtcgggctcccagtgcatggggcctgcttctccctctgcctgtgtctctgcctctctctctctctctctctgtgactatcataaataaataaaaattttttaaaaattaaaaaaaagttatgtgcTTCAGCCTGGAACTTACCAAGATtagtaaaaaaacataaaatagtaaGCAGTCCCAAGATCCCTTTGAATGCACGTTGGGccaaggagcacctggctggcgcAGGCAGTAAAgaatgtgattcttgatctcagggttgtgagttcaagccccacattgggtgtgaaaattactttaaaaagattaaagctgggacacccaggtggctcagcggttgagcatcttacctttggctcaggtcatgatcctggggtcctgggatccagtcccacattaggctctgcatggagcttgcttctccctctgcctatctctctgcctctctgtttctctcatgaataaataaaatcttaaaatatatatataaatgcatattgggccaaaaaaatttttaaatcacatggTCTTTTTTAACTGACAAAATAGTTTCCCTCCAATTATTCAAAGATCTCAAAATTCGAACTGCATACACTATGAATATCACTGAAAACAATTTTCAATGAGAGGAAAGTGTACAAAGtcgatttttattttctagagggAGGCATAttacatgtacatatgtacagTATGATCTGAAAAACAATATCCTTAGGTTGGAATTAGACTAACATGTTGAATAATTAATGTGTTAAGGAAGAGAActtagtttttatcttttacttcCTGCTTTCCTGGTGCTGACATTTTAAATGGGTCTCTTATAAACAGCATATCCTTTTTTAACTTAATCTGATACTCACTTTTAACTGAAGCATTTATTCACTTATATAATTATTCATGTTTGGACTTAAAGTTCTTGACTATTTGtctatttaattttctctcctgCCTGCTTCCTAATCATTCTTTTTAACCCCTTCGAGtagtttgaaagttttattttattcttttaggagTTACCCTAAAAGTTATAATAGGCATTCTTAATACCTTCTCACTTCCCCCAGATTATAGTATAAAGAACCTAGAAGATTAACTCCATTTAACCTATCCTGAAGTTATATGCCTGTTATCATAAATTTTAGTTCCATTTTGTAAAACCAAATTTCATATACTGTTCATTTattggccacttttttttttttttctctttattccttctgGAATCTCTGCCTTTCCATCTGGGATCATTTCCCTTTTGTCTGAAGTTTAAACTTTAGGACAGGAGTCAGCAATCTACAGTCCACAGGCCAAATCCAACCCACTGCCCATTTTTCTGAATAGTTTCACTGGAATACCGCCAGGCTCTCATTCATTTACTATTGTCTCTGGTTGCTTCTGCACGACCACAGTATTGTTGAGTGGTTGTGACAGCATACTGTAGGGCCAGCAAGACTGAAATATTTCCTATCTGGCTTTTTACAGAAGTTTGCCTAACCTGAGTTTGCTTTTGTGTTGGTCTGCTAGTGGGGAACTGTCCCATTTCTGTTTATCTGAAatccttttgccttttcttaatTCAAGATGGGTATTTTTattgggtatagaattctaggtttgAAGTTTCTTTCAGCATGTACATTCCATCTTCCTGGTGCCTTTTAGCTTCCATTGCTCCTGCGAAGTCAGTTTTCAGTCTGTTACTCCTTTCCAGATGGTTGCCTGCTTTAATTTTGTCCTTTTTGGCTCTTGGTTTCCTGCAATTTTACTATAATGTATCTGggtgtggatttattttttctgcttttaggaTTCatccagcttttatttttttaaaaaaagattttatttattcatgagaaatagagaggcagagacataggcagagggagaagcaggtttcctgcgaggagcctgatgcaggattcaatcccgagaccctgggatcatgccctgaactaaaggtagacactcaaccactgagccacccagacatccctcattcagtttttaaagatttatttattttgaaagagagcgtatgtgtgcagggaggggggtgtggggtggagcagagggagaggagcaaaAATTCCAAGCCAACTTTCCACTGAatgtagagcctgatgtggggcttgatcccaggaccctgagaccatgacctgagcagaaatcaagagttggcccgCCAAccaactggaccacccaggtggcTCCATGTTTAGCTATTCTTATTGTTTCTCTCATCAACTTCTGGAGctccaaataaatgttttttttttttttttttttaatttttatttatttatgatagtcacagagagagagagagagagagaggggcagagacacaggcagagggagaagcaggctccatgcactgggagcctgacgtgggattcgatcccgggtctccaggatcgcgccctgggtcaaaggcaggcgccaaaccgctgcgccacccagggatccccaaataaatgtttttaagatgattttcaCTGTATCCTATCTCTTTACTCTCTGCATTTTCTACTTTGTCTTGCCAAGCTgccttcctgattttcttttgaCAAATTTTCTAGTTCACTAGTCTCTTTTCAGCTGCATCTAGTCTGCCTTTAGTCTGCCTTTAGTCTGCTATTAAAATCCAtcaattagggcagcctgggtggctcagtggtttagcgccacctttggcccagggtgtgatcctggagacctgggatgaagtcccacatcaggctcccttcatggagcctgcttctccctctgcctgtttctctgcctttctctctgtgtgtctcatgaataaataaataaaatcttttaaaaatattttaaaaa
This genomic window contains:
- the LOC119869570 gene encoding uncharacterized protein LOC119869570, with the translated sequence MATGPFRAGGTGEGVGEGETLSQLPPPPPPPPQGVWKGSRRACRRVRAALLTTVRQGKAAAPESDPRSLTLRRVLGQKRYGLSKRSPPTPPPARSRQPPLRALTPLAATVAATCARTLLALSCFPRGLHQLASNCICSTRPARAGFHPNGSRARARGLLAPLSPRSRETLVIERPSSRICPRRQTSRCQLRGGSCGAAPGAGEPRPDWQTCQSVTPSRKQVEALPVGSTEVSSLRSSLQACFQRSLPGPLTLSGARPECRALSLSPRCRPDLQKEPWRWDVWITPLRRCAEANRHPSPAPHPELGEKFEE